A genomic region of Alistipes megaguti contains the following coding sequences:
- a CDS encoding DUF4377 domain-containing protein, producing MKKWLLLLMTPLVLGACDKDNTSRTEIWTIAPEKGVAGITMGFGYIPAYIVQKGANASWEIVPGPIEGFSFEKGWQTTLRVRIDRIANPPADGSSERYTMEEQLARTETTSPVDPLTFSPELEIRVASRRADAQIAAYWIQDLRYDTPQWQAFPSEIEGFDFKPGHEYRLRIQPVAVYDEAKSDRIDNDSWSVKYRLRELLSDEVKESEGLPE from the coding sequence ATGAAAAAATGGCTGCTTCTGCTGATGACGCCTCTCGTATTGGGCGCCTGCGACAAGGACAACACATCGCGCACCGAAATCTGGACCATTGCCCCCGAAAAGGGCGTGGCAGGCATCACCATGGGCTTCGGTTACATACCGGCCTACATCGTCCAAAAAGGGGCCAACGCCTCATGGGAGATCGTTCCCGGTCCCATCGAAGGCTTCTCGTTCGAGAAGGGCTGGCAGACGACCCTGCGCGTACGAATCGACCGGATCGCCAACCCGCCGGCCGACGGCAGCAGTGAACGCTACACGATGGAGGAGCAGCTCGCTCGCACAGAAACCACATCCCCCGTCGATCCGCTGACCTTCAGCCCCGAACTGGAGATCCGCGTCGCCTCGCGGCGGGCCGATGCGCAGATAGCCGCCTACTGGATCCAGGACCTGCGTTACGACACGCCGCAATGGCAGGCCTTTCCGTCGGAGATCGAGGGTTTCGACTTCAAGCCCGGACACGAATACCGCCTGCGCATCCAGCCTGTCGCCGTGTATGACGAAGCGAAAAGCGACCGGATCGACAACGATTCGTGGTCGGTGAAATACCGTTTGCGGGAGCTGCTCTCCGACGAGGTGAAGGAGTCCGAAGGGCTGCCGGAATAG
- the ispE gene encoding 4-(cytidine 5'-diphospho)-2-C-methyl-D-erythritol kinase has product MILRANCKINLGLDILRRRADGYHDLETVMFPVRGLYDEVEVERTDAPGAVFRSEGLAVDCPDEANLCLKAFRLMRDRYGVDGVRIRLAKHVPFGAGLGGGSADATAVVVALDRLFALGLSEAELIDRAAELGSDTAFFVRNTPQLCTGRGEVMIPFPLDLSGLTLVVVKPDEGVSTREAYAGVRPQVPDVPLAERLRRPVTEWQGLVTNDFEESVFAAHPAIRAVKERLLAEGALYASMSGSGSAVFGLFAGHEKGEELRALSPFVFQL; this is encoded by the coding sequence ATGATTCTGCGCGCAAACTGCAAAATAAACCTGGGCCTGGATATCCTCCGCCGCCGGGCCGACGGTTATCACGATCTGGAGACGGTGATGTTTCCCGTGCGGGGGCTTTACGATGAGGTGGAGGTTGAACGCACCGACGCTCCGGGTGCAGTGTTTCGTTCCGAGGGGCTCGCGGTGGATTGCCCCGACGAGGCGAACCTCTGTCTGAAGGCTTTTCGTCTGATGCGCGACCGCTACGGTGTGGACGGCGTGCGGATCCGCCTCGCGAAGCACGTGCCCTTCGGTGCGGGGCTGGGCGGTGGATCGGCTGATGCCACGGCGGTGGTTGTGGCGCTCGACCGGCTCTTTGCACTCGGTCTTTCGGAGGCGGAGCTCATCGACCGGGCCGCCGAGCTGGGCAGCGATACGGCCTTCTTCGTGCGGAACACCCCGCAGTTGTGCACGGGCCGCGGTGAGGTGATGATCCCCTTCCCGCTGGATCTGTCGGGGCTGACGCTCGTGGTGGTGAAGCCCGACGAGGGGGTCTCGACGCGCGAGGCCTATGCCGGCGTGCGGCCGCAGGTGCCGGACGTGCCGCTTGCCGAGCGGTTGCGGCGCCCGGTAACCGAGTGGCAGGGGCTGGTGACCAACGACTTCGAGGAGTCGGTCTTTGCCGCCCATCCCGCCATTCGCGCTGTCAAGGAGCGGCTTCTTGCAGAGGGGGCGCTCTACGCTTCGATGTCGGGAAGCGGTTCGGCCGTCTTCGGCCTCTTCGCCGGGCACGAAAAAGGCGAGGAGCTGCGTGCTCTCTCGCCCTTTGTCTTCCAACTCTGA
- a CDS encoding YbaN family protein — protein MKTLFMLLGAVALVLGLVGIFVPLLPTTPFLLLAAALWVRSSPRLYGWLVSHRRLGPYIRQFREHRAIPLRAKVISVALLWATLLYCIVTVVDRLWWAQLLLLAVAVGVTWHILSFATLRR, from the coding sequence GTGAAGACACTTTTCATGCTCCTCGGTGCCGTGGCCCTTGTGTTGGGACTGGTCGGAATCTTCGTTCCGCTGCTTCCGACGACCCCCTTTCTGCTGTTGGCCGCAGCCCTCTGGGTACGCTCTTCGCCGCGGCTCTACGGCTGGCTGGTCTCGCATCGCCGGCTGGGACCCTACATCCGCCAGTTCCGCGAGCACCGCGCCATTCCGCTCCGAGCCAAGGTGATCTCCGTTGCGCTGCTCTGGGCCACGCTGCTCTATTGCATCGTGACGGTGGTCGACCGGCTGTGGTGGGCGCAGCTCCTGCTGCTGGCCGTGGCCGTCGGGGTGACGTGGCACATCCTTTCGTTTGCTACGCTGCGCCGGTAG
- a CDS encoding malic enzyme-like NAD(P)-binding protein, whose protein sequence is MDTKSKLDEAALRYHSEGQPGKIGVVPTKPYQTPYDLSLAYSPGVAAPSRAIAANPDDVYTYTGKGNLVAVISNGTAVLGLGNIGPLAGKPVMEGKCMLFKTYAGINAFDIEVDATDPDEFVRAVKAIAPTFGGINLEDIKAPECFEIETRLREELDIPLMHDDQHGTAIITSAALINGAKIAGKEISQLRVVVNGAGAAAIACAKLFIALGVRHQNVTLCDSHGVVTIYREDLNRMKREFATTRRISTLAEAVEGADVFLGVSKADTLKPEMLRTMAENPIVMALANPDPEIAYETAMASRPDIIFATGRSDYPNQVNNVLGFPYIFRGALDVRATKINEAMKLAAAHALAELTREPVPESVLKAYGVESLEFGRSYLIPKPLDPRLLPRISTAVARAAVESGVARRPITDWEAYAEELRKRVER, encoded by the coding sequence ATGGATACCAAATCGAAACTCGACGAAGCAGCGCTGCGCTACCACAGCGAAGGGCAACCCGGCAAGATCGGTGTCGTGCCCACCAAACCCTATCAAACCCCCTACGATCTGTCGCTGGCCTACTCGCCGGGCGTTGCAGCCCCCTCGCGAGCCATTGCGGCCAATCCCGACGACGTCTATACCTACACCGGCAAGGGCAACCTCGTGGCCGTGATCTCGAATGGAACGGCCGTACTCGGACTGGGCAACATCGGCCCGCTGGCCGGAAAGCCCGTCATGGAGGGCAAGTGCATGCTCTTCAAGACCTACGCCGGCATCAACGCCTTCGACATCGAGGTCGATGCCACCGATCCCGACGAGTTCGTGCGTGCGGTGAAGGCCATCGCCCCCACCTTCGGCGGCATCAACCTCGAGGATATCAAGGCCCCGGAGTGCTTCGAGATCGAGACCCGCCTGCGCGAGGAGCTCGACATCCCGCTCATGCACGACGACCAGCACGGTACGGCCATCATCACCTCGGCGGCCCTGATCAACGGCGCCAAGATCGCCGGCAAGGAGATTTCGCAGCTGCGCGTGGTAGTCAACGGCGCAGGAGCCGCCGCCATCGCCTGCGCGAAACTCTTCATCGCCCTGGGCGTCCGTCATCAGAACGTGACGCTCTGCGACAGCCACGGCGTAGTGACGATCTACCGCGAAGACCTCAACCGCATGAAACGCGAATTCGCCACCACACGCCGCATCTCGACGCTGGCCGAAGCGGTCGAGGGGGCCGACGTCTTCCTGGGCGTCTCGAAGGCCGACACGCTGAAGCCCGAAATGCTGCGGACGATGGCCGAGAACCCGATCGTCATGGCGCTGGCCAACCCCGATCCGGAGATCGCCTACGAAACGGCCATGGCCTCGCGTCCGGACATCATCTTCGCCACGGGACGTTCCGACTATCCCAATCAGGTGAACAACGTGCTGGGATTCCCCTACATCTTCCGCGGAGCGCTCGACGTCCGGGCCACGAAGATCAACGAGGCAATGAAGCTGGCCGCCGCCCATGCGCTGGCCGAACTGACCCGCGAACCCGTTCCGGAGTCGGTGCTCAAGGCCTACGGAGTGGAGAGTCTGGAGTTCGGACGCAGCTACCTGATTCCCAAGCCGCTGGATCCGAGGCTGCTGCCGCGCATCTCGACGGCCGTGGCGCGTGCTGCCGTCGAATCGGGCGTCGCACGCCGTCCGATCACCGACTGGGAAGCCTATGCCGAGGAGTTGCGCAAACGGGTCGAAAGATAG
- the typA gene encoding translational GTPase TypA, which produces MQKLRNIAIIAHVDHGKTTLVDKMILAGHVLRDNQQTGDLILDNNDLERERGITILSKNVSVIYKDYKINIIDTPGHADFGGEVERVLNMCDGVLLLVDAFEGTMPQTRFVLQKALALGKKPIVVINKVDKPNCRPEVVNEQVFDLMFSLNATEEQLDYKTIYGSAKQGWMSHKWNERTNSIVPLLDTIIDEIPEPAQVEGTPQLLITSLEYSSYTGRIAVGKLTRGTLHAGENVTLAKRDGVTMQKCKIKDLMVFEGLGKKKVDEVPCGEICAIMGIDGFEIGDTICDYDNPEPLPPIAIDEPTMSMLFTINNSPFFGKDGKYVTSRHIKERLDRELEKNLALRVTPGPSADSFNVFGRGVLHLSVLIETMRREGYELQVGQPQVITKIIDGKKCEPVEELTVDCPEEHSGTVIDMTTRRKGTLRDMSSDGERVRLLFDIPSRGIIGLRSNMLTATAGEAIMTHRFKDFEPWAGDIEMRTNGSIISGETGTAYAYSIDKLQDRGRFFISPMDQVYEGQVIGEHTRQNDITVNVTKAKQLTNMRASGSDDKAVIVPPKVFTLEEALEYIKEDEYVEVTPHAIRLRKILLHETDRKRAAK; this is translated from the coding sequence ATGCAAAAACTGCGCAATATCGCGATCATAGCCCACGTCGACCACGGCAAGACGACGCTGGTCGACAAGATGATCCTGGCAGGCCACGTGCTGCGTGACAACCAGCAGACGGGCGACCTGATTCTGGACAACAACGACCTGGAGCGCGAACGGGGAATCACGATTCTCTCAAAGAACGTTTCGGTGATCTACAAGGACTACAAGATCAACATCATCGACACCCCGGGCCACGCCGATTTCGGCGGCGAAGTGGAGCGCGTGCTCAACATGTGCGACGGTGTGCTGTTGCTGGTCGACGCCTTCGAAGGGACGATGCCCCAAACGCGGTTCGTGCTGCAGAAGGCCCTGGCGCTGGGCAAGAAGCCCATCGTGGTGATCAACAAGGTGGACAAGCCCAACTGCCGCCCCGAAGTGGTCAACGAACAAGTCTTTGACCTGATGTTCTCGCTCAACGCCACCGAGGAGCAGCTCGACTACAAGACCATCTACGGCTCGGCCAAGCAGGGGTGGATGTCGCACAAGTGGAACGAACGCACCAATTCGATCGTCCCGCTGCTCGATACGATCATCGACGAGATCCCCGAACCGGCCCAGGTCGAGGGTACGCCGCAGCTGCTGATCACCTCGCTCGAGTACTCCTCCTACACGGGGCGTATCGCCGTGGGCAAGCTCACGCGCGGCACGCTGCACGCCGGCGAGAACGTCACGCTGGCCAAGCGCGACGGCGTGACGATGCAGAAGTGCAAGATCAAGGATCTGATGGTCTTCGAGGGGTTGGGCAAGAAGAAGGTCGACGAGGTTCCGTGCGGCGAGATCTGCGCCATCATGGGTATCGACGGCTTCGAGATCGGCGACACGATCTGCGACTACGACAACCCCGAGCCGCTGCCCCCGATCGCCATCGACGAACCGACGATGTCGATGCTCTTCACGATCAACAACTCGCCCTTCTTCGGCAAGGACGGCAAATATGTCACCTCACGCCACATCAAGGAGCGTCTGGACCGCGAGTTGGAGAAGAACCTGGCGCTGCGCGTGACGCCCGGTCCGTCGGCCGATTCGTTCAACGTCTTCGGCCGCGGCGTGCTGCACCTCTCGGTGCTGATCGAGACGATGCGCCGCGAGGGCTACGAACTGCAGGTCGGCCAGCCGCAGGTCATCACCAAGATCATCGACGGCAAGAAGTGCGAACCGGTCGAGGAGCTGACGGTCGACTGTCCCGAGGAGCACTCCGGCACGGTGATCGACATGACGACGCGCCGCAAGGGTACGCTGCGTGACATGTCTTCGGACGGCGAACGTGTGCGGCTGCTGTTCGACATTCCGTCGCGCGGCATCATCGGACTGCGTTCGAACATGCTGACGGCTACGGCCGGCGAGGCGATCATGACCCACCGCTTCAAGGATTTCGAGCCCTGGGCCGGCGACATCGAGATGCGCACCAACGGCTCGATCATCTCGGGCGAGACCGGCACGGCCTACGCCTACTCGATCGACAAGCTGCAGGATCGCGGCCGCTTCTTCATCAGCCCGATGGATCAGGTCTACGAAGGTCAGGTCATCGGCGAGCACACGCGCCAGAACGACATCACGGTCAACGTCACCAAGGCCAAACAGCTGACCAACATGCGTGCTTCGGGGTCGGACGACAAGGCGGTGATCGTTCCGCCGAAGGTCTTCACGCTGGAGGAGGCCCTCGAATACATCAAGGAGGACGAATACGTCGAGGTAACGCCCCACGCCATCCGTCTGCGCAAGATCCTGCTCCACGAAACCGACCGCAAGCGCGCCGCCAAATAA
- the rpiB gene encoding ribose 5-phosphate isomerase B, which translates to MTKIGIASDHAGYEMKEFLVGYLDAMGYEVLDFGTDSPESVDYPDFAHPLAEAVEQGEVAFGVGLCGSGEGMAITLNKHQGVRAGLCWDPEIASLIRRHNDANIIVFPARFITNDEAVQMLDAFFAAEFEGGRHAKRVAKIPVPAAQSSEGKK; encoded by the coding sequence ATGACGAAAATCGGTATCGCCAGCGACCACGCCGGCTATGAAATGAAAGAATTTCTCGTAGGCTACCTCGACGCCATGGGTTACGAGGTGCTGGATTTCGGAACGGACTCTCCCGAGAGTGTCGACTATCCGGACTTTGCCCATCCGCTGGCCGAGGCTGTCGAGCAGGGAGAAGTGGCCTTCGGCGTAGGTCTCTGCGGCTCGGGCGAAGGAATGGCCATCACGCTCAACAAACACCAGGGTGTCCGGGCCGGGTTGTGCTGGGATCCGGAGATCGCCTCGCTGATCCGCCGTCACAACGACGCCAACATCATCGTCTTTCCGGCGCGCTTCATCACCAACGACGAGGCGGTGCAGATGCTCGACGCCTTCTTTGCGGCCGAGTTCGAGGGAGGCCGCCACGCAAAGCGGGTTGCCAAGATTCCGGTTCCTGCCGCCCAGAGCAGCGAGGGCAAAAAATAA
- a CDS encoding cytidylate kinase family protein codes for MKTQTRLLFRRYLLFVVALFINAFGIALITKALLGTSPITSVTYVLSMFTSMTMGQWTIILNLVFMLLELPFMTRADLKTDRRIFLLQIPVTLFFGTFIDCSMSALFWLTPEAYAAKIVSLLIGCVVLAVGIALEVKVNIAMAAGEYFVRAISRRLRREFGYVKLAFDVTLVILACLLSLVFLSNISGVREGTVTAALIVGPIVHFITPFYRIFDRWIGGEGTAPERESAAPAADSPQPVVITIAREYGSGGHQLGEKLASMLHIPLYDNQFIRLAAQKSGMDEAYILHNEQSIPSFWLKCIFAQSNGARMDHSLSPDDVLFVAESRIVQELAARESCVLVGRCADFVLRDEPRAVRVFCCTDLESACRRCVEEYGIAPDAAEAEVRRVNRNRRTHYEYYTGERWGDPHRYDLTVNTSRVSIDDAATTVADLYRDRMAVVASGRNSLTAAGTAAPAPSTAPAPSTAPAPSTVQAPEQSPADGSAHAKN; via the coding sequence ATGAAAACCCAAACCCGACTGCTTTTTCGGCGCTATCTGCTCTTCGTCGTGGCATTGTTCATCAACGCCTTCGGTATTGCGCTGATCACCAAAGCCCTGCTGGGAACCTCCCCCATTACGAGCGTTACCTACGTTCTGAGCATGTTCACCTCGATGACCATGGGCCAGTGGACCATTATCCTCAATCTGGTGTTCATGCTTCTCGAACTCCCCTTCATGACGCGTGCCGACCTGAAGACCGATCGGCGGATCTTCCTGCTGCAGATTCCCGTCACGCTCTTCTTCGGTACGTTCATCGACTGTTCGATGTCGGCCCTCTTCTGGCTCACGCCCGAAGCCTATGCGGCCAAGATCGTCAGCCTGCTCATCGGCTGCGTCGTGCTGGCCGTCGGCATCGCCCTCGAGGTGAAGGTCAACATCGCCATGGCCGCCGGCGAGTACTTCGTGCGGGCCATCTCGCGACGGCTGCGCCGCGAATTCGGCTATGTCAAGCTGGCCTTTGACGTCACGCTCGTGATTCTGGCCTGTCTCCTTTCGCTCGTCTTCCTCTCCAACATCTCGGGCGTGCGCGAGGGTACGGTCACCGCCGCACTGATCGTCGGCCCGATCGTCCACTTCATCACCCCCTTCTACCGCATCTTCGACCGTTGGATCGGAGGTGAAGGAACGGCTCCGGAGAGAGAATCCGCAGCCCCGGCGGCCGACTCCCCGCAGCCGGTCGTCATCACGATCGCCCGCGAGTATGGCAGCGGCGGACATCAGTTGGGCGAAAAACTGGCCTCGATGCTGCATATTCCCCTCTACGACAATCAGTTTATCCGCCTGGCAGCGCAGAAGAGCGGTATGGACGAGGCGTATATCCTCCACAACGAGCAGTCGATTCCGTCGTTCTGGCTCAAGTGCATCTTCGCCCAGTCGAACGGCGCGCGGATGGATCACAGCCTCTCGCCCGACGACGTGCTGTTCGTGGCCGAGAGCCGGATCGTCCAGGAGCTGGCCGCGCGCGAATCGTGCGTCCTTGTCGGGCGCTGCGCCGACTTTGTGCTGCGCGACGAACCTCGTGCCGTGCGGGTTTTCTGCTGCACCGATCTGGAGAGTGCCTGCCGGCGATGCGTCGAGGAGTATGGAATCGCCCCAGACGCGGCCGAAGCCGAGGTGCGGCGCGTGAATCGCAACCGAAGGACCCACTATGAATACTATACCGGCGAACGCTGGGGCGATCCGCACCGCTACGACCTGACGGTGAACACCTCCCGCGTCTCGATCGACGATGCCGCCACGACCGTGGCCGACCTCTATCGCGACCGCATGGCGGTTGTTGCCTCCGGACGCAATTCGCTCACCGCGGCGGGAACGGCCGCTCCGGCTCCATCCACCGCTCCGGCTCCATCCACCGCTCCGGCTCCATCCACCGTTCAGGCTCCGGAGCAGTCGCCGGCGGACGGGTCTGCCCACGCGAAGAACTGA
- the aroB gene encoding 3-dehydroquinate synthase — MEPAFNLRSSQVYIGSAVELLPELLPEGRVVVVSDATIDRLYHSFVAPYDAVLIGLGESIKTLQTVETLYRRFIELGVDRSTFVLAIGGGIVTDVAGFAASTYMRGVKFGFVSTTLLGQVDASVGGKNGVNVDGYKNMAGTFTQPQFVICDPSLLRSLPDREFRAGLAEVVKAAVIADPELFARLEQTSFEALRQDTDLLSDIISAAIRVKADIVERDEREAGERRKLNLGHTLAHAIEKSSNRMNHGEAVAVGTALIAGAAVRLGVLGEEDRQRIVDLLSRLGFELTPPVEMKRLLKEVGKDKKNAEGMLRIVLPVGIGDCQVRKMSLPEFSALFV; from the coding sequence ATGGAACCCGCTTTTAACCTTCGCAGCAGTCAGGTATATATCGGTTCGGCCGTCGAGTTGCTCCCCGAACTTCTTCCCGAGGGGCGAGTGGTCGTCGTTTCGGATGCCACGATCGACCGGCTCTACCACTCGTTCGTGGCCCCTTACGATGCGGTGCTCATCGGTTTGGGCGAAAGCATCAAGACGCTGCAGACGGTCGAGACCCTCTACCGCCGCTTCATCGAGCTGGGCGTCGACCGTTCGACCTTCGTACTGGCCATCGGCGGCGGCATTGTCACCGACGTGGCGGGTTTTGCCGCCTCGACCTACATGCGCGGGGTGAAGTTCGGATTTGTCTCCACAACCCTTCTGGGACAGGTCGACGCCTCGGTAGGCGGCAAGAACGGCGTCAATGTCGACGGCTACAAGAACATGGCCGGAACCTTCACCCAGCCGCAGTTCGTCATCTGCGACCCCTCGTTGCTGCGTTCGCTCCCCGACCGTGAGTTCCGCGCCGGACTGGCCGAAGTGGTCAAGGCAGCCGTCATTGCCGATCCGGAGCTGTTTGCCCGTCTGGAGCAGACCTCGTTCGAGGCGCTGCGTCAGGATACGGACCTGCTCTCCGACATCATCTCGGCGGCCATCCGGGTCAAGGCCGACATCGTCGAACGCGACGAACGCGAAGCGGGCGAACGCCGCAAACTCAACCTCGGCCATACGCTGGCGCACGCCATCGAGAAGTCCTCGAACCGCATGAACCACGGTGAGGCCGTAGCCGTCGGAACGGCGCTGATTGCCGGGGCCGCCGTACGGTTGGGGGTGCTCGGCGAGGAGGATCGGCAGCGGATCGTCGATCTGCTTTCGCGGCTGGGTTTCGAACTCACGCCGCCGGTCGAGATGAAACGCCTGCTCAAGGAGGTCGGCAAGGACAAGAAGAACGCCGAGGGGATGCTGCGCATCGTACTGCCCGTCGGAATCGGAGACTGTCAGGTGCGGAAGATGTCGCTTCCGGAGTTCTCGGCACTCTTTGTCTGA
- the ruvB gene encoding Holliday junction branch migration DNA helicase RuvB: MSIVRNTESDLDFENKIRPQELENFSGQDKIVDNLRVFIKAALMRGDSLDHVLLHGPPGLGKTTLANIIANEMGAQLRVTSGPVLDKPGDLAGLLTNLNPGDVLFIDEIHRLSPIVEEYLYSAMEDFKIDIVLDKGPSARSIQIELAPFTLIGATTRSGLLTSPLRARFGIQCHLEYYDVPVLAGIVRRSARILDVSIDDDAAREVALRSRGTPRIANALLRRVRDFAMVKGEGHIDLEITRIALSALNIDSRGLDQMDNKILGTIIEKFNGGPVGLNTVATAVGEEAGTIEEVYEPFLIKEGFLKRTPRGREATPLAWEHLGFTPPGSGDSTLF; the protein is encoded by the coding sequence ATGTCCATCGTACGCAACACCGAAAGCGATCTCGATTTCGAGAACAAGATCCGTCCGCAGGAGCTGGAGAACTTCTCCGGACAGGACAAGATTGTCGACAACCTGCGGGTCTTCATCAAGGCGGCGCTCATGCGCGGCGACTCGCTCGACCACGTTCTGCTGCACGGACCTCCGGGTCTGGGCAAGACCACCCTTGCAAACATCATCGCCAACGAGATGGGGGCGCAGCTGCGCGTGACCTCGGGACCCGTGCTGGACAAGCCGGGCGACCTGGCCGGCCTGCTGACGAACCTCAATCCGGGCGACGTGCTCTTCATCGACGAGATCCACCGCCTGAGCCCCATCGTCGAGGAGTATCTCTACTCGGCCATGGAGGATTTCAAGATCGACATCGTGCTCGACAAGGGCCCCTCAGCCCGCTCGATCCAGATCGAACTGGCCCCCTTCACGCTCATCGGCGCCACGACGCGCAGCGGCCTGCTGACCTCGCCGCTCCGGGCGCGTTTCGGCATCCAATGCCATCTGGAGTACTACGACGTCCCTGTTCTGGCCGGCATCGTACGGCGTTCGGCGCGGATTCTCGACGTCTCGATCGACGACGATGCCGCCCGTGAGGTGGCCCTGCGTTCGCGCGGCACGCCGCGTATCGCCAACGCCCTGCTGCGCCGCGTGAGGGACTTCGCCATGGTCAAGGGCGAGGGACACATAGACCTGGAGATCACGCGCATCGCCCTCTCGGCACTGAACATCGACTCGCGGGGTCTGGACCAGATGGACAACAAGATTCTGGGGACGATCATCGAGAAGTTCAACGGCGGACCGGTCGGGCTGAACACCGTGGCCACGGCCGTCGGCGAGGAGGCCGGCACGATCGAGGAGGTCTACGAGCCGTTCCTCATCAAGGAGGGTTTTCTCAAACGCACGCCGCGAGGTCGTGAGGCGACACCGCTGGCATGGGAGCATCTGGGCTTCACGCCGCCCGGCAGCGGAGACTCCACCCTCTTCTGA
- a CDS encoding helix-turn-helix domain-containing protein, with product MPRPATHTHSTADPARESREEVFYREIRPADLSHGAMRLERGFLFGMVTNGTLREEDSSGERTLEKGDLLILTPSRSCTLQSAGGDFRMVGIGLDPDFFDTLPDGQPMYSQLARYPDPNGAIRLRPEEAAWRHLLRTAELLADRPSPYTLFHRGILRHWCGLFLLEITDMLHRDNESNRTPVCMKRADLLFRQFKKLSVENYLGHHDIGFYADALHISTTYLSRIVKRTTGHTVYAHLAGLLAAEARRCLESTDKDVKEIAYRLGFSDQSSFGKFFKAQSGLSPHHYRQRFGRGGDDRDGGSPREAESSPAETDLTK from the coding sequence ATGCCACGCCCTGCCACCCATACCCATTCAACCGCCGATCCTGCCCGGGAGAGCCGCGAGGAGGTTTTCTACCGCGAAATACGCCCCGCCGACCTCTCGCACGGAGCGATGCGCCTTGAGCGGGGCTTCCTCTTCGGAATGGTCACAAACGGCACACTCCGCGAGGAGGACTCGTCGGGTGAGCGGACGCTGGAAAAGGGCGATCTGCTCATCCTGACACCGAGCCGCAGCTGTACGCTGCAATCCGCCGGCGGAGATTTCCGGATGGTCGGCATCGGCCTGGATCCCGACTTTTTCGACACGCTGCCCGACGGACAGCCGATGTACAGCCAGCTGGCCCGGTATCCCGATCCGAACGGAGCCATTCGCCTGCGGCCGGAGGAGGCGGCGTGGCGCCATCTGCTCCGCACGGCGGAACTGCTGGCCGACCGGCCCTCGCCCTACACCCTCTTCCACCGGGGAATCCTCCGCCACTGGTGCGGGCTCTTCCTGCTCGAGATCACGGACATGCTGCACCGCGACAACGAATCGAACCGCACGCCGGTCTGCATGAAACGGGCCGACCTGCTCTTCCGCCAGTTCAAGAAGCTCTCGGTCGAAAACTACCTCGGCCACCACGACATCGGATTCTACGCCGATGCGCTGCACATCTCGACCACCTACCTCTCGCGGATCGTCAAACGTACCACCGGCCACACGGTCTATGCCCATCTGGCGGGGTTGCTGGCGGCCGAGGCACGGCGCTGTCTGGAGAGTACGGACAAGGATGTCAAGGAGATCGCCTATCGGCTGGGATTTTCGGATCAGTCCTCGTTCGGGAAATTCTTCAAGGCGCAGAGCGGGCTCTCACCGCACCACTATCGCCAACGTTTCGGACGGGGAGGCGACGACCGGGACGGCGGCAGCCCGCGGGAAGCCGAGTCCTCCCCCGCCGAGACCGATCTCACAAAATAA